From the Calditerricola satsumensis genome, the window GTAAGATTTCGATGTGAGTGATCCAGTCTCCCTTCGGTTAGATTTTAGCTGAGCGATTGCGAGCGTTTCCTCGTTGGCCAGGTATTTTGCTATTGTAACCGAGGGAGGTGTGTGCGGGATGGTTTTCGGGGTCGTTGTGCGCGGATTGGCGTTGATCCTGTTGGCCGTGTGGCTGGGCGGCTGCGCGGCGGATGAGGCGTCGACGGCGGTGGTGGAACGCGTCATCGACGGCGACACGCTCGTGCTCGAAAGTGGGGAGACGGTTCGGCTGATCGGCGTGGACGCGCCGGAGATCGCCAAGGACGGACGGCCGGGACAGCCCTATAGCCAGCGGGCCAAGGCGTTTGTGCGCCGTCTCGCGGAGGGAAAGACGGTCCGCCTCGAGCGCGACGCCCAAGAGCGCGATCGGTACGGCCGGCTCCTCGCCTACGTCTATCTGCCCGACGGCTCGATGCTCAACGAGCGCCTTCTGGCCGAGGGGTACGCCCTGCAAATGACGATCCCGCCCAATGTGCGCTATGCGGAGCGCTTGCTGGCCGCCGAGCGGCGCGCGCGGGACGAAAAACGCGGCCTGTGGCAGACGCGCGAGATCGACAGGCCCTACGTGGACCGTCACGGTCGCGGGTTGATCAAAGGCAACGTCAACGCCAGAGGGGAGAAGGTGTACCATCTGCCTGGAAGCCGGTACTATGGCGAGGTGCGGGCGGAAGCGTGGTTCCGCACGGAGCGGGAGGCCTTGGATGCCGGTTTTCGTCCGGCGCGGACGGAGGAACGGTAACGGCGCGGGCGGCCGGCAAGGAATAGACAGCCGGGCAGCCGTTCAAACTGATGGGGGAAAAAACGGGATAAGGGAGGCTCCCGTTATGCTCGTACGGCAACGGCTGCTCGTGCTGTTCGCCTGTTTTTCCATCGGCACGCTGCTCGTGTTGTTCAACTTGACAAAGGGGACGGGCGAGCCGGCCGCCATCCCGACGCCGACGCTGGAGGTGACGGCCGAGATGCAGGGTCGGGACCTCATCCTGCAGCTGAAGACGGAGCATTTCCGGTTCAGTCAGGCGAAAATGGGGCAGGACAACGTGTACGGCGAAGGGCACGCCCATTTGTACGTCGACGGGAGGAAGGTGGCCAAGATTTTTGGTCATCGGTATGTGCTGCCCGATTTGCCGCCGGGCACCCATCGGATCAAAGTGGAGCTGGCCCATCACGACCACACCCCGTACGGCGTGGCGCAGACGCTGGACGTGACCGTGAAATAAGCGCCCGTCGCGCGCGTTTTGCGCCGCGCCAGAACCGGAAGCACCTGTCTTCCTGCTTTTCCTTTGCCCTGTGGTACAATGGAGGCGGGAGGTGGGCCCATGCCCTCCTTGGATATGGCGCATGTGATTCGGGAAGCGACCGAACTGGGCGAATTGATTCTCGCCTCCCGGGAAGCGAAGGAGTATGTGCGCTGGAAAGCGGCGCTGGCGCGCGATGCGCGGGCGCAGGAGCTTATCCGGCGCTTTCAGGAGAAAAAGCGGGAGTACGAAGACGTGATGCGCTACGGTCGTTACCACCCGGACTATGGGCGGGTGGTCGAGGAAACGCGTGCGCTGAAGCGCGAACTGGACAAGCTGGAGACGGTCTCCCGTTTTCGGGAGGCGGAAGCGCGCCTCGATGAGCTGTTCTACGCGGTGAGCAAGACCCTTGCCCATGCCGTGTCGCCCAGCATCAAGGTTCCCGGAAACAACCCCTTTGCCGGTTGGGGTTGCGGGTCTTGCGGTTGCGCCAGCGGATGCGCCTCCGGCGGGTGTTGCGCGACGTAGCCGGGGCTTTCGGTTCTGCACCTTGCTGTTTCCTCTCTTGTGTGGTATGATTTTACAGAGGGAACGGTGGGAGGGGCGGTATGTTTCCAAAACGTGTCGGTCTGGCGGTGTGGGTGCACCACACGCGGTTCGCGCCTCGATTGCGGAAATTTGGCAACATCCATTATGTTTCGCAGCGGATGAAATATGTCGTGCTGTACGTGGATGGGGAACGCGTCGACGAGATCGTGCGGCAGATCGAGCGCCTTCGCTTCGTGCGCAAGGTGGAGCGTTCCCATCGCCACGAGCTTCCGGTTGAATTTCCGACCAAGCGCACGCCGCTGGAGGCGTTCTCGGACATCCGCGGTGCCGAAAGGTAAAACCCGCCTAGCCCGTGACGGTTAGGCGGGTTTTTTGCGGCTGTTTGTGAATCGGTGATGCGACGCGTTGCCCGCTTTGCCGCGGGGGTTACTCCGTCGCGTCTTCGGCATGCAGCAGTTGGAGGTTGAGAATGCGCATGGCGTCTTGAAATTCGGGCCGTTCCAGGCATTCCACGAACGCGTCCCACGGAATGTGATCGTTTTTGTCGGTCAAGAGGAGCCCTTGTTCAATCCAACTGTGTACCGTCTCGACGGGAACGTTGAGCTGTCGCGCGGCTTCCCGGACCGTGATCACCTTTCGCATGGCTTTCGCCC encodes:
- a CDS encoding thermonuclease family protein codes for the protein MVFGVVVRGLALILLAVWLGGCAADEASTAVVERVIDGDTLVLESGETVRLIGVDAPEIAKDGRPGQPYSQRAKAFVRRLAEGKTVRLERDAQERDRYGRLLAYVYLPDGSMLNERLLAEGYALQMTIPPNVRYAERLLAAERRARDEKRGLWQTREIDRPYVDRHGRGLIKGNVNARGEKVYHLPGSRYYGEVRAEAWFRTEREALDAGFRPARTEER
- a CDS encoding YlbF family regulator, which encodes MPSLDMAHVIREATELGELILASREAKEYVRWKAALARDARAQELIRRFQEKKREYEDVMRYGRYHPDYGRVVEETRALKRELDKLETVSRFREAEARLDELFYAVSKTLAHAVSPSIKVPGNNPFAGWGCGSCGCASGCASGGCCAT
- a CDS encoding YlbG family protein gives rise to the protein MFPKRVGLAVWVHHTRFAPRLRKFGNIHYVSQRMKYVVLYVDGERVDEIVRQIERLRFVRKVERSHRHELPVEFPTKRTPLEAFSDIRGAER
- a CDS encoding MerR family transcriptional regulator, with protein sequence MRKVITVREAARQLNVPVETVHSWIEQGLLLTDKNDHIPWDAFVECLERPEFQDAMRILNLQLLHAEDATE